A region of the Cannabis sativa cultivar Pink pepper isolate KNU-18-1 chromosome 3, ASM2916894v1, whole genome shotgun sequence genome:
tttggttgaaaattattcattttcaatgattgttttatcaccaaatttcacatgttgaagaaaatattatatcttttggttgactatatgtgtaattacttgcccaaaggtagtatttacatatattagttcacattccatgaagtgagttaatattaaatgtatacattttaattatttgcccaaaggtaataatttaaatgtataaatttattattattttttgcttgaattaatacatatttttaagaaatttatttgcccaaaggaaataaaattcttaaatgatatgtattttttctttgttgttaacttcatgaaggtagatcatgtgcgtgttatattctcaccccaaaggggagtttataatgaccagttgactctacaatattttctaatgcatcgctcatattgcttattcaagttttatttttttggatttttcggtctcctttctactaaaggctttactcaaagagaaggtattgattacactgaaactttctcccCTGTTtctactaaagattcattcagaattattatggatttagttgcgcattttgatttagagttgcatcaaatagatgttaaaactattgttctgaatggagaattgagtgagcaaATTTTTTATGTCTCAATCTGAAGGCTTCgaggaaaatggaaatgacaacttggtttgcaagttaaaacgatccatttatggtctcaaacaggcatctcaccagtggtacttgaagtttgataaggttgtgacactgttgggtttcatcgagaacaagtttgactagTGTATTAATATGAAGATCTGTgggagtcatcatattttttcttgttctttatgtagacgatattttacttgccagTAATGATTTGttattactaaatgagaccaaaaattttctgtcttccaattttgatatgaaagatcttggagaggcatctttagttttggagattgagatttatcatgataagaattgaaaatttcttggcttacctcaagaagcttacaataattgtgtgctcaaaaggttcaacatggatttgtgtaaagctggtttcgttcctattctgaaagggacaaatttactatgCAAcattgtcctaagaacgacttaaaaggagaagcaatgaagaatatcccatatgcaagtgcagtaaggagtttgatgtatgcttaggtttgcactagacctgatattgctttcatggtcgatgttcttaggagatatttatctgatcctggccatgatcattgggttgcagccaagaaagttttgaaatatttgcatagaacgaagagttttatgcttgtgtataagcatgtcaacaatctttaagttgttggttattcagattcagattttggtggttatgtagatgatttaaagtcaacttctggctatattttcacttttgttggtgctgctatttcttgaaaaagtgttaaatagaatttaatcgtatcatctactatgtatgttaaatttgttgcatgttatggggcatctttgtaagctttatggttaaagaatttgattttagagatacgactagttgattctatttcctctcctatactaatctattgtgataataatattgttgttttcttttcaaagaataatgagattagtagtgcttctaaacatatggaaataaagtatctcactattagagacttggtcaagaaaggagacattgtgacAGAATATTGAAAAACCAAGTTGATGTTagcagatcctctaaccaaaggattaagtgccATATTGTTTGATTACATGTTGTTCATATgagcattttataatcttttgttcctttgggttagtgggagtttcttattttatcttttgagattacatttatatgtaatttacttgttgatgttatgaactactttgtgggccaatacttttttgattattggatgtttatgctttcagttaggctttgttatattctcgagaataattgaattgaaagcatgtagttcatatcttgttgtgatcattgtattttaagtatatttactaaaagacaatgatattttgttggcttaatgctttaagcaagtttagtgacacttacttatttattaagtagtgtatgtttaatttcactggcttatttattaagcatcacggtatcagtgaaattgaggactgataaggatattatgttattttaaattgatcacatgttgaacataattccttaccacactactagacttattgaccatgtcgatttaatactttggtatttgtgattatgaatgtcttttgttgagttaaaaacaatatgactgtcatagttcattatcaaaggttaaattggaccggtatgttgagatgctatcagagaactatcatttttaaagtggccacaaatgttttcttgttgttcaacccatgagtcgttttcaaacaaaattattttgatatataatatatatgtattaaaatcaatgtagcccaagtgggagaatgttagacttttatttgggcttacattaaattttattggttttattaaaacttgggttgattggatagttctttgctgtgttagcccatgttgttggtgatcaattgttaatgggcttagcatctgtgtgtaaagtctaggtgaagcagaagtgtgagcttttctagttgactgaagcctttgatgagcaggcccagcccaactagggttttgtagctaagtcccctccctaactctataaatacatattgtctcatcacaattgtataccttttgataatcagataaataaactgcttctgatttagagatctagggaggaagacttagttgatagtattgtacTATCAAAGTGGAGTAATTGTTgcggatcaaacagagataattgctatggatcaatcaggtacgcatacctaattattatatattattattgtgttctatgttatatacaaatagatcttgggtttattattaatttttctaacagaTGAAACATTTGTAATGAGGTGTCAAATTTTGATACACAtgaccaaaataaataaattaatttacaaataaaGAAAAACTGATTTCACTACCACAAGGGATGATACACTACACAAAGCCAGTAACTTTTTGAGTCTTGGTGGAGAAAGTGACATAGTGACTATGAGAGAACCAATTTAatgtcaaaaaatttaattagaatATAAAAAACATTAAAGGCAGCAAATCATCTCAAAGTTGAATGCCCACCATTTACAGTGTTATGATTTTAGTAGAGAAAACCTTTAATAATGTGTGTTTTTGGATAGATATGTTTATGAAAGTTAATTATATCATTAGAGGATGTGATTTAACTTTTCTGTGTTAAGCCATTTCTACATATTAATTACTctttttaataattagtttCTTGCCCAAGTTTTAGTTACTTTAATTTCTGACAGGGCATGAGTTCATAATTATTATCTTAATACAACtcatctcctttatttgctgaCTCATAAAGTTGCTCAACAACTAAAGACAAGACAACAtcgaattatatatatatttatatatatatatatattagaatcTCTATTTAAgtatactctattcaagaataatttttaatttgttataaaaaaatcaagttcaGATTTGggccaattataaataaaaataacctttaaattataattagttatccattttcTAAGTCCCGTACAAAGTATACTTTTATATAAGAATAACTAcgtcttaataaaatatatacatatattttgtaaatttatttatgtaaaattaataattttattttaaattataatacatgtataaaattatatttactctaaaatatttctattatgatatagtattaatgattatttattgttattattgttacattgatatttttaggtttttttaattttttttctagtgtaactctatttagttataacctctcaattataatataatttatttggtcacaagtgtattcttggatagaggttctactgtatatatctattctatataaagtgtgcctatataactaaattcttagtttatgagaaattcatgggtgtaactttttatttatatttaataaaataataaaatattatttatatataataaaataataaaataaaaataaaacaaatctcatttaaactgatatttgatatttgaactgatattatttatatatacaatattatatattgttctcatgtgatattatttaaaccataaatttactatcctattttgaatttagttaaaaccaacaaaatatatatacctaatcttgtacattctcatttttttttaatttttttattaaagttaattattttaaataaataaaaattcataataaaaatctaatttctaaattttctctattactatactattttctctattactatactattttaatataaattttctatatacatatatatttatacaaaaaaaatagagataaaaaatagtagtgaagagatccaaaaaatttcacataagcttcaaacacactctaaaaaaagtatcatttataattctatgtgtaaatgtaatcataacagtatatatatagttttagttgagcatgaattgtccatttgattttgttttaagtttaaattttacaattgtatttgaatacttagctatatatatgcggatcttgagtttatcgggttaatttgttgaaaatatatgtttactgatttgctcaaaacaaatatacataaacacatatattttgttgaatctatCATGGAGTGCTATGAGATTGATGAGAGGCTTCAGGAGAAGAATGATATTAAGATAAATTTGGAGAGCATtgctttgttataatattatttggaagctatcatatttcttgttttttatattctttctttcataCGTCCAGTTATATGCCTGCTACCcttattctttataattttattattaccggCTCGAGTTAAGTGTCCATAGTAAGTGTgtagcattattattttttaaatatatatttcaagctaatctccattctcctcttctctttctgcaaattttaaatttgacttttcactattgattttcaaataaccccacacactaattaaaattagtttttaaatcattttaaattatatgattatttattgaatctttctcaattaaattatagaacacctaacataaaactaaatatacgtgtcttgcacgtaactttcttctagtatatatatatatataaacattgtTATTAAGCACCAGTGGTGTCTAGCATCTTCTCGACATGTCACGTTGCGATTAACTAGCGATAGttcctaaaagttattatattaaactatgtgggacccgatacttaattagacCAATAACAATACTGACACATAAGAGAGTGCTAGAGTGCCCTttagaaaacataaaaaaaattattcctaCAGTTCAATACAATTTTCACAATCATCAGCCAAAGTCACGCCGAAGCTCCAACGACAGACAGCGGCAGAGCCACCACCTGACGGTAGATTTTGGGAAAGTCGAACTATTAGTTTTAAAGCTCATGACAAGTGGATCGAGAAAGGATATGGAATTCATTTGTCTTGAAGGATTCAGGATTTGCTTAGTTATTCCATCATGGTGAAGGGCGAGgaataaaattctttttttttttttaaagatttttatggtatatatttctaaaagaatgaaaacaaaaaacatagACAACACAATGAACAATATGATATGTGTCTTTGTTCGGGTCAGATAGGAAGAATCCGAACTGCCTAAGGCTGCTTCCATATTATTAGGGTGTTGCTTTGCATGCCAACTGATTCTTTTGAGGTAAAGCCTGTATTTCTGAAATTCAAACAAAGTAAATATAAACAGTTAAACATATGATCATAGTGAATTAAACAAAGTAAATATACCTGAAGATGGCTAGCAACATTTTCTCTTGTAAGATTATCAACATTCATCAGATGAAGAATCTTTTTAGGTACAGCCTCTGCATTggaaaattaacaaatatattaacATTTGAATAGGACAATATGAACATTGTTAAAAAATGAACATCACTTACTGTCTATGCCAAGATGATTAACAGCTGTGACAAATTTTTGATGCAGCTCTAGAGACCAAATAACTCGAGGCTTCTTTTGTGTTGATGGCTCATCATCATCAAACTCATTCTTTTTCCCCCTTATTACATGTTTCCAGATATTTTTCAGCTCCTCGATTCTAACAGGTTTAAGTAAATAATCACAAGCTCCTTCAGTGATTCCTTTCATCACAAGTTTAGGATCCCCATTTCCAGAC
Encoded here:
- the LOC133035364 gene encoding two-component response regulator ORR24-like, which codes for MTVDNPRDQFPIGMRVLAVDDDPLCLRLLEALLRRCQYHVTTSSEAVAALNMLREKRNNFDLVISEVQMPDMDGFKLLELVRLEMNLPVIMLSGNGDPKLVMKGITEGACDYLLKPVRIEELKNIWKHVIRGKKNEFDDDEPSTQKKPRVIWSLELHQKFVTAVNHLGIDKAVPKKILHLMNVDNLTRENVASHLQKYRLYLKRISWHAKQHPNNMEAALGSSDSSYLTRTKTHIILFIVLSMFFVFILLEIYTIKIFKKKKRILFLALHHDGITKQILNPSRQMNSISFLDPLVMSFKTNSSTFPKSTVRWWLCRCLSLELRRDFG